GCGCGCGTGAACTACCTGCAACGCGTTGCGGCGTCTGCAGCCCGCACGACGCCGGCGGCCGCGCCCCCTCCGTCACCACCGCAGCTGCCGGTTCCGCCGCCTGGCGAACCGCTCGCGACCGGCGCGCTCGCGTTCGAAGAGGTTGAAGACGTTCGCCGCGATGCGCGCCAGGGCAACGACGATGCCGGCGGGAGCGATGCGGCACGCGCGTCACGGGCGCAACACCGCGAGCTCGACCCCCAGACGCAGCATAGCGGCGCGGAAAGCTCGCCGCATACCTCGCACGCGGGAACTCCACCCGCGCCAGCGGCCGCGACCAGCGATCAGCGCGAGCCGCATGAGGAATCCTCAACAGCACCGGTTCCTCCGCGTCTTCCGCTCTTGCGCCGGTTCGGCGCAGCGCCGGTGGATCGAATCGTCGCGCCGCGTGGATTGCGCGCATCGCGTTCCGCTGCGACGCCGCCGGGCGCACCGAGCGCGCCACACGTCCCGCCGAGCACGCAGAGCTCGACCACGCCGGCCACGCAGCACACGACGCCGGTCGACGCGCAGTCGCAGGCGCGGCTCGACTCATCCGCAGCGCCGCCCGAAGCGGCGACTCCGGCCGCATTGCCGCGGGAAAGCGAAGTGTCGCCGCCGGCGCGTACGGACGTGTCGGCTGAAACGGCGCCCCCGCTCGCGCACGACCTTCGTCCGGCGGAGGTCCCACAGCCCGTGCTGCCGGCGCCGGCGCCCGGAGCCGGCGCGTCTCCGGCGCATACGGCTCCAACCGCGTCGCATGCAGAAACCCTCACTCCGCCGTTTGCGCGCGACGCTTCGCCGATTGCCGTCGCGAGCGCGAGCGATCCGGTGCCGCGCGTGCCGGCGCCGATCCCGATTCCCGCCGTGCAGCAACGCGAGCCCGAGCGGCCGGCGCTCTCGATCGGCCGGGTCGAAGTTGTCGTCGAGAACGAACTCCCTGCGCCCGCACCCGCGCCGGTGTACGCGCAATCCGCTCCCGCTCGTTCCGCACGCGCCGCCGCGTCGCCGGTGCTCGAGCGCTTTCGGTTGCGCGCATGAGCGTCTCCGGCGTGTTCGACGTGACGCTCGCGCTGCGGATGCTGCTCCACAGCCGGTTGGTGCGCGTCAACGCCTCCGCGATCGTCACGCTCTTGCCGCCGGGCGACGACCTGCCCGAAGCGCCGGGCGTCAACTTGTACCTGTACCGCGTGAGCGAGAGCCCCGCGACGCGCAACCGCCCCTGGCCCGGCGACCGCAGCCACCCCGGCACGCCGCAGCCCGCGCTCGGCCTCGAGCTTTCGTATCTCGTCACGCCGCTCGGAAAAAAACCGGAAGACACGAAGTTCGACGACGGCGACGAAGCGCACCGCATGCTCGGCGCGGCGATGATGGCGCTCGCGCAATATCCCGTCCTCAACGACGTGCACGTTCCGCCGCTGAGCGGCCTCGCGAACTCGGGCTTCGACGCCGACCGCGCGCTCTCGCCGGCGCTGCTCGACAGCTTCGAGCAAGTGAAGGTCACGCTGCTGCCGACGAACATCGAGGAGATCTCGAAGATCTGGGCCGCGATCAACAAGCCGTACCGGCTCTCGGTCGCGTACGAGGTGTCGCTGCTCGAGCTCACCCCCGACGTGCCGCCGCCGGTCGACGGCGGGATCGTCACGCTCACCGGCGTCGGCGTCGTCACGATGCAGCCGCCGTCGATCTCCGCGCTCGTCCCGAGCTCCGGCCCCGTCGCCGCAAATGACGGCACCGCGGCGAACGCGCTGACGATCGAAGGGCTCGGCCTCACCGCGCCCGGCACGACGACGACCGTGCGCATCGGCGGCCAGGTCGTCGACTTCGACGCGACGACCGCGACGCCGCAAAAGCTGATCGCGACGCTGCCGAGCCAGCTCGACGCGGGGCCGTTCGTCGACGTGCGCGTCTCGTCCGGCGGTCAGGTCAGCGGGGCAGCAACGTTCATCGTGCATCCCTGGCTGGCGCGCATCGCGCCGGTTCGGGTTCCGCTCGACGCCGCCGCGCCGGCAACGCTGGAGCTGTTCGGCGAAGGCTTCACCACGACGCCGCGCTTCGTGCGCTTCGCGCCGGCGAGCGGCGCGGCGACGACCGCGACGACGCTCGCGGGCGGGACCGACAAGCACGCCTCCGTGCAGCTTCCGCCGGCGCTGGTCAACGGGCTCTACGACGTCGGGCTCGTTCTGAACGACGGGCCGCACAGCGCGAGCAACGTGCGGCAGCTCGAGATCGCGCCGCTCGTGCAGCTTCCGGTCGTAGTTTCCACGACCGTCGTCGACGCCAAGACGGTCAGCGTCGCGACGCTGAACGGACAGCGCCTGAACGGCGCCGCGCTCACCCTCGTCCTCGACGGCATCAGCTACGAAGCAGGGCCGAACGCGAACCCGAACCAGCTCGTCTATACCTTCGGCCGCGTGCTCGCAGCCGGAACGCACACGGCCGCGCTGAGCGTCGACGGCCACACCTCGAACGCGGTGACGTTCGATGTCTGAAGTGTCGAAGCTCCCGGTCGCGAGCTGGTTGGAATCCAACCAGGTTGCGCTCGTCGCGGCGCTCGGCGAGGTGCGCGCGCAGCTCGAAGCAGGCACGTCCGGCGCGGCGCCCGAGAGCCAAGACGCCGACTCGGCGCTCGCGGCACTGTGCGCGACGTTCAAGCTGACGCGCTTCGAGCGCGCGCTGTTGTTGTTGTGCGCCGGGATCGAGCTCGACTCCGCGTTCGCGCCGCTGTGCGCGAAGCTCAACGGCGATCCGGCGTGCGCGTATCCGACGTTCAGCCTCGCGCTGGGGCGGCTGCCCGACCCGCACTGGAGCGCGCTCAGCCCGGACGGCGCGCTGCGCCGCTGGCTGCTGGTCGACGTCGCGCGGCAGCCCGGCGTCTCGCTCACCGCGAGCGCGCTGCGCATCGACGAGCGCATCCTTCACTATTTGACCGGCCTCAACCACACCGACGAGCGCGTCGCGAACCTCGCCGAGCCGCTGAGCGCCGACGGGCTCGTCGCGCCCGCGCACGAAAGCATCGTCGCCGCGGTGTGCGAGGAGTGGTCGCGCGCGCGCGCGCTGCCCGCGATCCAGCTGGGCGGGCGCGACGCCGGCGCGAAGCGCGAGATCGCCGCCGCGGCCGCAAGCGCGCTGGGAATTCGCTTCTACGCGCTGCGCCCGGAGCTGTTCGCCGCGCAGGGACATCTCTTCGAAACCCTCGCGCGGTTGTGGGACCGCGAAGCCGCGCTCTCCGGCGCCGCGCTGTACGTCGACGCCGACGGGCTCGACGCCGCGGAGACGGCGCCGCACGTGCGCCGCCTCGTCGAGCGGCTCGCCGCGCCGCTGGTGCTCGCCGCGCCGGAACCGTGGCCGCTGACGCACCGCGCGACGCGCGTCTTCGACGTCGCCAAGCCGCCGGCGCCGGAGCAGCGCGAGCTGTGGGTGCGTTTCCTCGGCCCCGACGCCGAGCGCGCGAGCGAACAGATCGACCGCGTCGCGGGCCAGTTCGATCTGAGCGCGGTTGCGATCCGCGCCGCGGCGCTCGAAGCGCGCACCGCCGGCGCCGCACCGCTCTCCGAACGGCTGTGGGACGCCGCGCGCGCGCGGGCGCGCACGCAGCTCGGCGCGCTCGCGCAGCAGGTGCGCACCGACGTGACCTTCGCCGACTTGGTGTTGCCGGAGCGACACACCGCGCTGCTGCGCGAGATCGCGATGCACGTCGCGCAGCGCGCGACCGTCTACGGACGCTGGGGCTTCGACCACCGCACGACGAGCGGGCTCGGGATCAGCGCGCTCTTCGCCGGGCCGAGCGGGACCGGGAAGACGATGGCCGCCGCCGTGCTGGCGAACGCGCTGCGCCTCGATCTGTACCGCATCGACCTGGCGACGGTGGTGAACAAGTACATCGGCGAGACCGAGAAGAACTTGCGGCGCGTCTTCGACGCCGCGGAGGACGGCGGCGCGATCCTGTTCTTCGACGAAGCCGACGCGCTCTTCGGCAAGCGCAGCGAGGTCAAAGACAGCCACGACCGCTACGCGAACATCGAGATCAACTACCTGCTGCAGCGAATCGAGAGCTATCGCGGGCTGGCGATCCTCGCCACCAACATGAAGAGCGCGCTCGACGAAGCGTTCCTGCGGCGGCTGCGCTTCGTGGTCGAGTTTCCGTTCCCGGACGCGGCGCAGCGCCAGGCGCTCTGGCGCACGGTCTTCCCGCCCTCCGCGCCGCTGGAGGATCTCGCCTTCGAGCGGCTCGCGCTCCTCAACGTCCCGGGCGGGAACATTCGCAACATCGCGCTGCGCGCGGCGTTCCTCGCCGCCGACGCCGGCGAGCCGATCCGCATGTCGCACCTCCGGCGGGCTGCGCTGGGCGAGTACCTCAAGCTCGAGCGGCCGGCGAACGAAGTCGACGGCGCGTTCGGAGCGGCCTCGTGAACGTCGCGATCGACGCGCTGCGGCTGCGCTTCCGCAACGCCGCCGGGCACGAGCACCGCATCGAGCCGCTGACGCGGCGCGCGCTGGCACTGCTGGCCGCGCGCTTGCAGGCAGCCGATGAACCGCTGCCGGCAAACGCGCAGGCCGCGCGCACGATCGCGGTCGGGGGGATCGCATTCGACCGGCTCGGCGACGAAGAGGCGGCAAGCGCGATCGCCGACACGGTGGCGACGTCGCTGCGCGCGATAAGCGCGAACGGCGCGGAGGGTGCGGCATGGGAGTCCTGAAAGGCGCGTTCGCCAGCTTCGGCGCCGGGCTGCTCGGCGCGCTGCCGAACATCGTCGTGTTCCAGTTCAACCCCGAGCGCATGACGCGCACGCCGCGCACGGTGCAGCCGCCGCAGCCGCCGGCCGGCCAAGGGCAGACGAACGCGCAACAGGTGCCGGGCGAACCGAGCGAATCGATTTCGTTCACGCTGAAGATCGACGCGAGCGACGCGCTCGCGCAAGCCAACCCGATCGCCGCGGCGAGCGGCGTCCTCACCACCATCTCGGCGCTCGAGTTGCTGATGGTCCCGCAGAGCTCGCTGACGATCGACCTCTCGGCGCTGGCCGGCGGCTCGGCGCCGAGCAAGGCGCCGCCGCTGACCCTGCCGCTGGTGCTCTTCATCTGGGGCCCGTGGCGGATCGTGCCGGTCAACATCAACTCGCTCTCGGTCACCGAGACCGAGTACGACCAGCTGCTCAACCCGATCCGTGCCGAGATCAGCGTCTCGTTGCAGATCCTCACGCCGAGCCAGCTCGCCGGCCAGACGATCGGGATCGGCGCCTACAAGTACTCCGAAGGCGTGAAGGAAGTGATGGCCGCGCTCAACCTCGCCAACGCCGCGCAGCTCGGGATCAGCTCGGTCCTTTCGTTCATGTGAGACGCAGACGATGATCTTCAAGGGCAGCCGGTATCAGAACGTCGGAACGTACACCGCGACGGACGCCTCGGGCGCAACGGTGACGGCACTGCGCATTCGGTTCATCCCGCCGACGCCGGCCGGCTTCTTCCACGCCTTCGTCGCCGGCGAGCGGCTCGACGTCCTGGCGTACAACTACTACCGCGACGCGCAGAAGAGCTGGCTGATCGCCGACGCGAACGCGCCCGTCGACCCGGACGACGTGCTCGAAATCGGGCGGCGGATCGCGATCCCGCCGGACCGGAGCTGAGATGGCCGACAAAGCGTTCGAGATCGCGTTCGCGGGAACGAAGGCCGACCCGAGCTTCTACGCCGACGTGAAGTCGCTTTCGGTCGACGAAGGGGGCGAGGACGGGACGACGGCGCAGCTTCGGCTCGCGCTGCGGCGCGGGGACGACGGCTCGTGGAACTATCTCGACGACGACCGCTTCGCGCCGTTCGCGCAGCTCAGCGCGTCGCTCGGCTTCGGCGAGCTGGACGCGGTCTTCACCGGCTACGTCACCGGCGTCGAGGCGCACTTCGATCCCGATCCCGACCAGTCGTACGTGGACGTGAGCTGCACCGACACGTGCGCGCTGCTCGGGCTCGAAGACAAGGTCGCGACCTGGCCCAACCTCTCCGACGGCGACATCGTCAACCAGATCGTCGGCGGCTACGGCGTGAGCGTCCAAGCCGACTCGACCGCGCCGGTCCACCAGGACGACACGACGACGACGGTGCAGCGCGCGACCGACCTTCAGTTCGTGCAGATGCTGGCGCAGCGCAACGGGCTGGAGTTCTACTTCGAAACCGACAAGAGCACCGGCAGCGCGACCGCGTATCTCAAGGCGCCGGCGCTGCAAGGGACGCCGCAGCCCGATCTCGCCGTCGCCTTCGACGAGAACAGCAACCTGCGCTCGTTCGGCGCGACGCTGACCGCGCAGCGCCCGCTCAACGTGAAGACCGCGCAGGTCGACGTCTCGGGCGGGAGCACGAACGAAGCGCACGTCGCGGACCTCTCGCTCGACAAGCTCGGCGCGAGCGATCTCGCCGCGCTCGCCGCGGCCGCGATCGGCCGGCTCGCGACGCCGAAGGACGCGGCGGCGCAGCTGCTGGTTCTCGGCGCGCCGAGCAGCGATCAAGGCGAGCTGCAGCAGCAGGCGCAAGCGGTGCGCGACGAAGCCGGCTGGTTCATCGAGGCGAGCGGCGAGATCAACTCCGACGCCTACCAGCACGTGCTGCGGCCGCACCGCGTCGTGCTGGTGAAGGGCGCCGGGACGCAGTACAGCGGAAAGTATTACGTCACGCGCGTCACCCACACCATCACGCCGCAAGGGACGTACTCGCAAGCGTTCCAGGCGCGCCGCAACGCGCGCGACCTCGACGGCAGCGAAAGCTTCGGCGCGAGCAGCCTTGCGCTGGCGGTGCCCGGGCTATGAGCGGCGACGTTCTCACCAAGCTGGTCCAGCGCGTCGAAAACCGCTTCTACGGCAAGTACCGCGGGATCGTCGTGAGCAACACCGATCCGCTGAACCTCGGCCGGATCCAGGCGACGGTGCCGCGGCTGCTCGCCGCCGAGACATTGGGCTGGGCGCTGCCGGCGTTTCCGTACGGCGGCGTCGCGGAGGAAGGGTACTTCGCCGTTCCGTCCGTCGGCGCCGGCGTGTGGATCGAGTTCGAAGAAGGCGATCTCAGCTATCCGATCTGGACGGGGACGTGGTACCAGAGCGGCCAGATCCCCGAGTCGGCGACGCCGAAGCAGAAAGTCTTCAAGACGACCAGCGGGCACAAGATCGTGCTCGACGACGACGCCAAGAGCGTCACGATCACCGACGCCAACAGCAACGTGATCTCGCTGGATTCGAGCGCGATCAAGATCACCGCCGGCCAAGCGACGCAGATCGTCGTCGACGCGCCGCAGATCCAGCTCGTCGCCAACAGCAGCCATCCTTTGGTTTTCGGGGACAGCCTGCTGCAGTATCTCACCCAGCTCGTGCAGAGCTTCAACACGCACATGCATCCCGGCCAGATGGCCGGCCCGGTTCCCGTCACGCCGATGGTGCCGGCGCCGCCGGCGACGCCGCCCGATCCCAGCCTGCTCTCGCAGAAAGTGACGACGGGATGAGACAGAGCGATCTGCTGGCACGCCGGTACCTGGACTACCCGTACGGCGTGAGCGGGAGCGGGACGCCGAACACGACCCCACCCGACGACCACCTGCGCGATCTGATCCTGCAAGTGCTCTTCACAAATCCCGGCGAGCGCGTCTTCCTGCCCGACTTCGGCGCCGGCGTCTCGCAGCTCGTCTTCGCGCCGAACAGCGACGCGCTGCGCGTCACCGCGCAGTTCCTAATCTCGACCAACCTGCAGCACTGGCTCGGCGACCGCATCAACGTCGACCAAGTCACGGTGACCAGCGACCCGGGGTTCGAGAACGTCGTCACGATCGAGATCTCCTACACCGTCAAGGCGACGCTCGAGCGCCGCACGCTGGACGTGCAGGTCTGAGATGACGACCGCGCTGCGCCCGGCGATCGACTGCCCCGCCCCGACGCTCACGCCCGGCGCGCAGGGGATCGAGCGGGTCGCGGTCGACGACGCGCAGGCGCAGCTCACCGTGACGTTCGTGCGCGCGATCGCGCCCGGCGAGCTCTCCGTGCTGCTGCAGCGTGGCAGCTACACGCTGACCGGCGGCGCGCGCATCTTCCCGCGCATCCTCTCGGCCGCGCTGCCGGCCGTCCCCGACCCGCTGCACCGCACGATCGTGCTGACGCTCGACGTGATCGGCGACTTCTCCGTCTACACGCTCAGCGTGAGCGCGCCGGAGATCGACCCGTTCTTCGCCGATGTCGCGCTGCGCTTCCGGCTGGCGTGCGACGACGCGTTCGACTGCCGTGCGCCGGTCGCGGCGCCCGCGGCGCCGCCGGAGATCGCGGTGTCGATCGACTATCTCGGCAAGGACTACGCCAGCTTCCGCCAAGCGCTGCTCGACTTCGTCGCGGTGCGCTTCCCGAGCTGGACCGAGCGCAGCGAGGCCGATATCGGGATGATGCTGCTCGAGCTGTTCGCGGCGACCGCGGACACGCTGAGCATCATGCAGGACCGCGTCGCGAACGAAGCGTTCCTCGGCAGCGCCACGCAGCGCCGCTCGGTCGCCGGACATCTCGCGCTGGTCGGCTACCGGCTCGACGAAGGCGCCTCGGCGTGGACGTTCTTGCAGCTTGCGGTGAACGCGCCGGCGTCGCTGAACGACAACGTCTTCCTGACGGTCACCAACGACCCGCAGAGCGCCGGCGAGCCGGTGATCGTCTTCGAGACGCTCGGGAACGCGTCGCTCGACCCGCGCCATCAAACGATGCCGCTCTACGACTGGGGCAACGCGGGCTGCTGCGTCGACCACGACGTCTTCACCGCCGCGCTGGCCGGCAGCTACGACGGTCTCGCCGCCGGCGACTGGCTGCTCTTCGACGACGGGCGCGCGCCGAGCGTGGTGCGGCTGAGCGCGACGCCGCAGATCACGGCCGCGCCGGCGGTCGGCTCGCCGCCGTTCTCGCCGCCGTTCTCTCCGCCGCTTTCACCACCAGGCGGGATGCTCACGCTCGTGCAGTGGTCGGCGGCGACGCCGCTCGGGCACGACTTCTGCGTGCGCGACACCGTGGTGCGCGGCAACGTCGTCCTCGCCACGCATGGCGAGACGGTCGAGGGCGAAGCGCTGCGCGCGCTCACCCCCGCGCAGAAAACCGCGCTCGCGAAAGAGATCGCGGCGCGCGGCCCCGGCGAGCGCGTGCCGCGCCAGCGGCTCACGCTGGCGAACGCGCCGCTCGCGCGCCTCGATCCGAGCACGCTCGCGCTCGCGAACGGGACGCAGCGCACGACGAGCACGATCTCGTTGGAGGTCGGCGAGCCGCCGGTGCGCTTCACCGAGCTGCCGACCCTGCTCGAGAGCGCCTCCGACGCCACCGTCTTTCGCGTCGAGATCGATGATGCCGGAGACGCGACGGTCGTCTTCGGCGACGGCACGTTCGGAGTTGCGCCGGACGAGACGGCGGACGTCTTCGCGAGCTACCGCGTCGGCGGCGGCGCGATCGGCAACGTCGCGGCGGCGACCCTCACGCGCGCGCCGCTGCACCCGCCCTGGCTCGACGCGGTGACGAACCCGCTCGCCGCAAGCGGCGGGCGCGACCGCGAGTCGAGCGACCACGCGCGCCGGCTTGGGCCGGCGACGTTCCTCGATCCGCTGGTCGCCGTCACCGCCGCGGACTACCGCGCCGCCGCCGAAGCGTTCACCGACGCGAATGGCGCGCACCGCGTGCAGCGCGCGAAAGCGGCGTTCCGCTGGACCGGCAGCTGGCTCACCGTGACGCTCGCGGTCGAGCCGGCCGGCGCGGACTTCGTAGACGCGGCCCTGCGCGCCGCGCTGCTCGCGTACCTCGAGACGCGCCGTTTGGCGGGCTACGACCTCGATCTCGCCGATCCGGTCTACGTTCCGCTCGAGCTCGAGGTCTCCCTCTGCATCGCGCCGGGATTCGCGCCGGGCGACGTGCAGCAGCGCGTCGTGCAAGCGCTGCACGACTTCTTCGCGCCGGCGAACTTCTCGTTCGGCGACCGGCTCTACGTCAGCCGGCTCTACGCCGCCCTCGCCGCGGTGAGCGGCGTCGACGCGGCGACGATCGTGCGGCTCTCGCGGCTGCACGCCGCGAACCCCGCGGCGC
This window of the Candidatus Eremiobacterota bacterium genome carries:
- a CDS encoding DUF4255 domain-containing protein: MSVSGVFDVTLALRMLLHSRLVRVNASAIVTLLPPGDDLPEAPGVNLYLYRVSESPATRNRPWPGDRSHPGTPQPALGLELSYLVTPLGKKPEDTKFDDGDEAHRMLGAAMMALAQYPVLNDVHVPPLSGLANSGFDADRALSPALLDSFEQVKVTLLPTNIEEISKIWAAINKPYRLSVAYEVSLLELTPDVPPPVDGGIVTLTGVGVVTMQPPSISALVPSSGPVAANDGTAANALTIEGLGLTAPGTTTTVRIGGQVVDFDATTATPQKLIATLPSQLDAGPFVDVRVSSGGQVSGAATFIVHPWLARIAPVRVPLDAAAPATLELFGEGFTTTPRFVRFAPASGAATTATTLAGGTDKHASVQLPPALVNGLYDVGLVLNDGPHSASNVRQLEIAPLVQLPVVVSTTVVDAKTVSVATLNGQRLNGAALTLVLDGISYEAGPNANPNQLVYTFGRVLAAGTHTAALSVDGHTSNAVTFDV
- a CDS encoding ATP-binding protein; translated protein: MSEVSKLPVASWLESNQVALVAALGEVRAQLEAGTSGAAPESQDADSALAALCATFKLTRFERALLLLCAGIELDSAFAPLCAKLNGDPACAYPTFSLALGRLPDPHWSALSPDGALRRWLLVDVARQPGVSLTASALRIDERILHYLTGLNHTDERVANLAEPLSADGLVAPAHESIVAAVCEEWSRARALPAIQLGGRDAGAKREIAAAAASALGIRFYALRPELFAAQGHLFETLARLWDREAALSGAALYVDADGLDAAETAPHVRRLVERLAAPLVLAAPEPWPLTHRATRVFDVAKPPAPEQRELWVRFLGPDAERASEQIDRVAGQFDLSAVAIRAAALEARTAGAAPLSERLWDAARARARTQLGALAQQVRTDVTFADLVLPERHTALLREIAMHVAQRATVYGRWGFDHRTTSGLGISALFAGPSGTGKTMAAAVLANALRLDLYRIDLATVVNKYIGETEKNLRRVFDAAEDGGAILFFDEADALFGKRSEVKDSHDRYANIEINYLLQRIESYRGLAILATNMKSALDEAFLRRLRFVVEFPFPDAAQRQALWRTVFPPSAPLEDLAFERLALLNVPGGNIRNIALRAAFLAADAGEPIRMSHLRRAALGEYLKLERPANEVDGAFGAAS
- a CDS encoding GPW/gp25 family protein, producing MRQSDLLARRYLDYPYGVSGSGTPNTTPPDDHLRDLILQVLFTNPGERVFLPDFGAGVSQLVFAPNSDALRVTAQFLISTNLQHWLGDRINVDQVTVTSDPGFENVVTIEISYTVKATLERRTLDVQV
- a CDS encoding baseplate J/gp47 family protein translates to MTTALRPAIDCPAPTLTPGAQGIERVAVDDAQAQLTVTFVRAIAPGELSVLLQRGSYTLTGGARIFPRILSAALPAVPDPLHRTIVLTLDVIGDFSVYTLSVSAPEIDPFFADVALRFRLACDDAFDCRAPVAAPAAPPEIAVSIDYLGKDYASFRQALLDFVAVRFPSWTERSEADIGMMLLELFAATADTLSIMQDRVANEAFLGSATQRRSVAGHLALVGYRLDEGASAWTFLQLAVNAPASLNDNVFLTVTNDPQSAGEPVIVFETLGNASLDPRHQTMPLYDWGNAGCCVDHDVFTAALAGSYDGLAAGDWLLFDDGRAPSVVRLSATPQITAAPAVGSPPFSPPFSPPLSPPGGMLTLVQWSAATPLGHDFCVRDTVVRGNVVLATHGETVEGEALRALTPAQKTALAKEIAARGPGERVPRQRLTLANAPLARLDPSTLALANGTQRTTSTISLEVGEPPVRFTELPTLLESASDATVFRVEIDDAGDATVVFGDGTFGVAPDETADVFASYRVGGGAIGNVAAATLTRAPLHPPWLDAVTNPLAASGGRDRESSDHARRLGPATFLDPLVAVTAADYRAAAEAFTDANGAHRVQRAKAAFRWTGSWLTVTLAVEPAGADFVDAALRAALLAYLETRRLAGYDLDLADPVYVPLELEVSLCIAPGFAPGDVQQRVVQALHDFFAPANFSFGDRLYVSRLYAALAAVSGVDAATIVRLSRLHAANPAARTAQNLRQGYLDVGPAEVIRLDDDRNRPEHGTARVDVVGTGT